In Saccharothrix syringae, the following are encoded in one genomic region:
- the ppk2 gene encoding polyphosphate kinase 2, with amino-acid sequence MNNALDISERFPDLNVNDLVVDYEDGDDPVLRRPDGSLVDTWRENYPYPERMTREEYDLSKRLLQIELLKLQYWIKDTGGRMVIVFEGRDAAGKGGTIKRFTEHLNPRGARVVALGKPTDREQGEWYFQRYVNHLPTAGEVVLFDRSWYNRAGVERVMGYCTDEQYERFMRQAPTFEKMLVDDGILLVKLWFSVSRAEQRTRFLIRQVDPVRQWKLSPNDIKSLDRWDAYTEAKVAMFRATDTEAAPWTVVKSNDKKRARIEAMRSVLARVDYAEKDLEVVGEPDSKVVGPAATLLEEGEDESSLSPTPLAPADDPDHGPGVHP; translated from the coding sequence GTGAACAACGCGCTGGACATCTCCGAGAGGTTCCCCGACCTCAACGTCAACGACCTGGTGGTGGACTACGAGGACGGCGACGACCCGGTGCTGCGCCGCCCGGACGGCTCGCTCGTGGACACCTGGCGCGAGAACTACCCGTACCCGGAGCGGATGACGCGCGAGGAGTACGACCTGTCCAAGCGCCTCCTCCAGATCGAGCTGCTGAAGCTCCAGTACTGGATCAAGGACACCGGCGGCCGGATGGTCATCGTGTTCGAGGGCCGGGACGCGGCGGGCAAGGGCGGCACGATCAAGCGTTTCACCGAGCACCTGAACCCGCGCGGCGCGCGGGTGGTGGCGCTGGGCAAGCCGACCGACCGCGAGCAGGGCGAGTGGTACTTCCAGCGGTACGTCAACCACCTGCCCACGGCCGGGGAGGTCGTGCTGTTCGACCGGTCCTGGTACAACCGCGCCGGCGTCGAGCGGGTCATGGGGTACTGCACCGACGAGCAGTACGAGCGGTTCATGCGGCAGGCGCCGACGTTCGAGAAGATGCTGGTGGACGACGGCATCCTGCTGGTCAAGCTGTGGTTCTCGGTGTCGCGGGCCGAGCAGCGGACGCGGTTCCTCATCCGGCAGGTCGACCCGGTCCGGCAGTGGAAGCTGAGCCCGAACGACATCAAGTCGCTGGACCGGTGGGACGCCTACACCGAGGCGAAGGTGGCGATGTTCCGGGCGACCGACACCGAGGCCGCGCCGTGGACGGTGGTCAAGAGCAACGACAAGAAGCGGGCCCGGATCGAGGCGATGCGCAGCGTGCTGGCCCGCGTCGACTACGCCGAGAAGGACCTGGAGGTCGTCGGCGAGCCCGACTCGAAGGTGGTCGGCCCGGCCGCGACGCTGCTGGAGGAGGGGGAGGACGAGTCCTCGCTCAGCCCAACACCCCTCGCGCCCGCCGACGACCCCGACCACGGGCCGGGTGTGCACCCCTGA
- the argS gene encoding arginine--tRNA ligase domain-containing protein, which yields MPGGDVGLELGLRVARALKAALDVGITQVEALIRPSAPGRGADYRCNVAMGSAKRLGRAPREVAGPGFVNFTLRRAWLEERTAALLDDPRLGVPTTDAPRRFAVNYGGPNVAKEMHVGHLRSSIIGDAVVRLLEFQGHEVLRHNHLGDWGTPFGMPCQARERGTRPTSRVEVGSHERNLAAVTRARTPGTRPTHVTRHGH from the coding sequence GTGCCGGGTGGGGATGTCGGGCTGGAGCTCGGCCTGCGGGTGGCCAGGGCGCTCAAGGCGGCGCTGGACGTGGGGATCACCCAGGTCGAGGCGCTGATCCGACCCTCCGCGCCCGGTCGCGGCGCCGACTACCGGTGCAACGTCGCCATGGGCTCGGCCAAGCGGCTCGGCCGCGCGCCGCGCGAGGTGGCCGGACCGGGGTTCGTCAACTTCACCCTGCGGCGCGCCTGGCTGGAGGAGCGCACCGCGGCACTGCTCGACGACCCGCGGCTGGGCGTGCCGACCACCGACGCCCCGCGCCGGTTCGCGGTGAACTACGGCGGCCCGAACGTGGCCAAGGAGATGCATGTCGGCCACCTGCGGTCGTCGATCATCGGTGACGCGGTGGTGCGGCTGCTGGAGTTCCAGGGCCACGAGGTGCTGCGGCACAACCACCTCGGCGACTGGGGCACGCCCTTCGGGATGCCCTGTCAAGCACGCGAACGTGGGACCCGTCCCACCTCCAGAGTGGAAGTTGGGAGTCACGAGCGCAACCTAGCAGCGGTGACGCGGGCCCGTACACCGGGGACGCGTCCCACACACGTCACCCGGCACGGTCACTGA
- a CDS encoding protein kinase family protein produces MFTRQEALDLVERARSAADLFGPVDPARRHEVRRRYRALAAVLHPDRVGPADTRAHAASAELTRLHDEWRRGTSVELRTPRAAYRVTDLHAVGSVANVYRTDGPHVVKVVRNPALNPLLHGEWAALDALDRFTRAHRWLRPYYPRLVDRSGEVARGERAFTVLEPLVDGFVTLADVRRAFPRGLDGRDWAWMHRRLLRAIAGAHRAGLVHGAIVAENVLVHPEQHGVVLAGWSFAVEDGQLPQATSKAIAYPPEVHGGRPVTAATDVHMAHALMLEVLADDETRQRTFARWCTQDDPERRPDAVDLLTEYDDLIEDLYGERTFRPFALPTGA; encoded by the coding sequence ATGTTCACCAGGCAGGAAGCCCTCGACCTCGTCGAGCGGGCACGCTCGGCGGCCGACCTGTTCGGCCCGGTCGACCCCGCCCGGCGGCACGAGGTCCGGCGGCGGTACCGGGCGCTGGCCGCGGTGCTGCACCCGGACCGGGTGGGCCCGGCGGACACCAGGGCGCACGCCGCCTCGGCCGAGCTGACCCGCCTGCACGACGAGTGGCGGCGCGGCACGTCCGTCGAGCTGCGCACGCCCCGGGCGGCCTACCGGGTCACCGACCTCCACGCGGTGGGCAGCGTCGCGAACGTCTACCGCACCGACGGCCCGCACGTGGTCAAGGTGGTGCGCAACCCGGCGCTCAACCCGCTGCTGCACGGCGAGTGGGCCGCCCTGGACGCCCTCGACCGCTTCACCCGCGCGCACCGCTGGCTGCGCCCCTACTACCCGCGCCTGGTCGACCGCTCCGGCGAGGTGGCCCGCGGCGAGCGCGCGTTCACCGTGCTCGAACCCCTGGTGGACGGGTTCGTGACGCTGGCGGACGTGCGGCGGGCGTTCCCGCGCGGCCTGGACGGGCGCGACTGGGCGTGGATGCACCGCAGGCTGCTGCGGGCGATCGCGGGCGCGCACCGGGCCGGCCTGGTGCACGGCGCGATCGTCGCCGAGAACGTCCTGGTGCACCCGGAGCAGCACGGCGTCGTGCTGGCCGGCTGGTCCTTCGCCGTGGAGGACGGGCAGCTGCCGCAGGCCACCAGCAAGGCCATCGCCTACCCGCCGGAGGTCCACGGCGGACGACCGGTCACCGCGGCGACCGACGTCCACATGGCGCACGCGCTGATGCTGGAGGTGCTGGCCGACGACGAGACCCGCCAGCGCACCTTCGCCCGCTGGTGCACGCAGGACGACCCCGAGCGGCGACCGGACGCCGTCGACCTGCTCACCGAGTACGACGACCTGATCGAAGACCTCTACGGCGAGCGGACCTTCCGCCCGTTCGCCCTACCGACGGGAGCCTGA
- a CDS encoding alpha-glucosidase — translation MPQEPKWWQSAVVYQIYPRSFADSDGDGIGDLNGITARLDHLEQLGVDVIWLSPVYASPQADNGYDISDYQAIDPAFGTLADFDALLAQVHARGMKLVMDLVVNHTSDQHAWFRESRSSTASPKRDWYWWRPPREGFAAGEPGAEPTNWESFFSGPAWTLDETTGEYYLHLFDRRQPDLNWENPEVRQAVYEMMRWWLDRGVDGFRMDVINLIAKDPALPDGAITGTGGLGDGYPHYGTRPRVHDFLQEMHREVFDGRDGLLTVGEMPGVTWEQARLFTDPARREVDMVFQFEHVSLDHGPGGKFDPRPLDLRALKASLGRWQTALAEVGWNSLYWNNHDQPRVVSRYGDDGEWWRESATALGTVLHLHRGTPYVYQGEELGMTNAPFASVDDLRDVESLNHYREAVTGGADPEVVLAGLRAMGRDNARTPVQWDAGPHAGFTTGQPWLPVNPNHTWLNAAAQRDDPRSVFHHYRRLVELRHTRPVVARGDFRMLLADHPRLYCYERTLDDARLLVLANLGAGEEVVDLEPGWAADHVVLANTERVRVADGRALLGPWEALVLER, via the coding sequence ATGCCGCAGGAGCCCAAGTGGTGGCAGTCCGCCGTCGTCTACCAGATCTACCCGCGCAGCTTCGCGGATTCCGACGGCGACGGGATCGGTGACCTCAACGGCATCACCGCACGCCTGGACCACCTGGAACAACTCGGCGTCGACGTCATCTGGCTCTCCCCGGTCTACGCCTCGCCCCAGGCGGACAACGGCTACGACATCTCCGACTACCAGGCGATCGACCCCGCGTTCGGCACCCTCGCCGACTTCGACGCCCTGCTGGCCCAGGTGCACGCCCGGGGCATGAAGCTGGTCATGGACCTGGTGGTCAACCACACCTCCGACCAGCACGCCTGGTTCCGGGAGTCCCGCTCCTCCACGGCCTCCCCGAAGCGCGACTGGTACTGGTGGCGCCCGCCGAGGGAGGGCTTCGCCGCCGGTGAGCCGGGCGCGGAGCCGACGAACTGGGAATCGTTCTTCTCCGGCCCGGCCTGGACGCTCGACGAGACCACGGGTGAGTACTACCTGCACCTGTTCGACCGCCGCCAACCGGACCTCAACTGGGAGAACCCCGAGGTCAGGCAGGCCGTCTACGAGATGATGCGGTGGTGGCTGGACCGGGGCGTCGACGGGTTCCGGATGGACGTGATCAACCTGATCGCCAAGGACCCGGCCCTGCCCGACGGCGCGATCACCGGCACCGGTGGCCTGGGCGACGGCTACCCGCACTACGGCACCCGCCCGCGCGTGCACGACTTCCTCCAGGAGATGCACCGCGAGGTGTTCGACGGGCGCGACGGCCTGCTCACCGTCGGCGAGATGCCCGGCGTGACGTGGGAGCAGGCGAGGCTGTTCACCGACCCGGCCCGCCGCGAGGTGGACATGGTGTTCCAGTTCGAGCACGTCTCCCTCGACCACGGCCCCGGCGGCAAGTTCGACCCCCGGCCGCTGGACCTGCGCGCCCTCAAGGCATCGCTGGGCCGCTGGCAGACCGCGCTGGCCGAGGTCGGCTGGAACAGCCTCTACTGGAACAACCACGACCAGCCGCGCGTGGTCTCCCGCTACGGCGACGACGGCGAGTGGTGGCGCGAGTCGGCCACCGCCCTGGGCACCGTGCTGCACCTGCACCGCGGCACGCCCTACGTCTACCAGGGCGAGGAGCTGGGCATGACCAACGCGCCCTTCGCCTCCGTCGACGACCTGCGGGACGTCGAATCCCTCAACCACTACCGCGAGGCCGTCACCGGCGGCGCCGACCCCGAGGTGGTCCTGGCCGGCCTGCGCGCCATGGGCCGCGACAACGCCCGGACGCCCGTGCAGTGGGACGCGGGCCCGCACGCCGGCTTCACCACCGGGCAGCCGTGGCTGCCGGTCAACCCCAACCACACCTGGCTCAACGCCGCGGCCCAGCGCGACGACCCGCGCTCGGTGTTCCACCACTACCGGCGGCTGGTCGAGCTGCGCCACACCCGGCCCGTGGTGGCGCGCGGCGACTTCCGGATGCTGCTCGCCGACCACCCGCGCCTGTACTGCTACGAGCGCACCCTGGACGACGCCCGGCTGCTCGTGCTGGCCAACCTGGGTGCCGGCGAGGAGGTCGTCGACCTGGAACCGGGGTGGGCCGCCGACCACGTCGTGCTGGCCAACACCGAGCGGGTGCGGGTGGCGGACGGGCGGGCGCTGCTGGGGCCGTGGGAGGCGCTGGTGCTGGAGCGGTAG
- a CDS encoding transposase, producing the protein MWVTDITEHPTREGKVYCAVVLDVHSRRVVGWPIDSSQTAALATNALGMAISNRSPLSDTVIHYDHGVQFTSWTFTKCAKESGLLSSTTAVDATPHSACSHRSSTNSDTPGSLQ; encoded by the coding sequence CTGTGGGTCACCGACATCACCGAACACCCCACCCGTGAAGGAAAGGTGTACTGCGCGGTCGTGCTCGACGTGCACTCCCGCCGCGTCGTCGGGTGGCCGATCGACTCCAGCCAGACCGCCGCCCTGGCCACCAACGCGCTCGGCATGGCCATCTCGAACCGGTCTCCGCTGTCGGACACGGTGATCCACTACGACCACGGAGTCCAGTTCACGTCATGGACTTTCACCAAGTGTGCCAAGGAATCCGGGCTTCTGTCGTCGACAACCGCCGTCGACGCCACACCGCACTCGGCATGCTCACACCGATCGAGTACGAACTCCGACACGCCAGGATCGCTCCAGTAG